The nucleotide sequence CTAGCTTCTAAATAGCCAAAATGAAAGATTAAGCTTCAATAACTGTGGTCTAGGATGAGGAtagagattttttttcttttttgtgttggGAGCTATGTTGCTCCGTTGCTTGCTCTACAAAACTGTAGACAAGTGCGTGTTGGCTCCTTTAAAAGTAgtctatttttggaggatctgacatgGTTGTGGCAGCATTTTTTGaaatccgagcaacataggtggGGAGTGAGCGGGTTAATGTTCCAATATGATGTTTCAAAACATTATATGTAAAGAACTTATAGGCCGTATCAGCCTCTGCCTGTATGTGCCTATAAGAATACAATGAAAAGAAGACAACATGGGCAACCTTAGTATCCTTTGAACTATCTTCCTGCCGATGCCTCTTCTCCGTAGTGAAGGGATGACCTGCAAATTACTGAAGCACAATCACATGAATACTCCATCGATCATAAATACCCATTGCAACGGATTATATATACAGAAGGAAGTAAATGGGAAATTTTAGATAAATCCCACATCTCAAATCCATGAGGTTACATGTCAGCAAGCTAAAATTGCATTGATAATTGCAGTAGCAAAGTTTTAATGGAGGCTCAGCCGCTCCTCTTTCAAGCATTCCTAAAAATGCTCTAATTTTCAGTACTATATATATCATATCAACATCCAAATTATGTGAAATCCCCTATTCCAGTTCCATCAAACTACAGTGATCCTCCTTTTAACCCGGGAGGATTTGGTTTTCACTAATTTAAGTGTCTTAGTTTGACTGtgaacaaaatttaagaaataaaaggagATTTTCGAATCTAGTGTCCTTAAATTAAAGATGATTGCAGTCTTTTAAATTTTGATGTCTTAAACTTGCCAGGTAGAATGTTGGTTGGAACTGGAAACCtaactaaatataaaaaagatactctCTCATTCTTTTTGGAacgacataatacataaacaaacaCTCAAACTTGGCAAGTAAACACCTCAACTTTGAGTATGCACATCTAGATACCTTAACTAGTCTCCGCTATGTCAATTGAACACTCTGACTTAAAAAATGATCATCTAAACACCTCCAAAATTCATGTGTCACGTCAACATCAGATGTCCACAAATTATAATGGGAATGCAATGGAGTGTCTAATTGCCGGTCGCGACCAAGTTGAGGTGTCTAGATTTGGTCTCAAAATTGGAGTGCTTACTTGACAACTTTAACGGCATAAATTCTCTTTTTTGCTCATTcgtattttgtttttgtataattagttttatcctttttttagtGACTTAACTtggagactaaaaaggaaagtaagagaCTTAAAGCGGGCTAGTACAAGTGTTGCTTCATTAAACAGGCATATTATAGATCTAGATAAAGctatcttttttatgaaataagcAAAAAATTCAACCAATTCACATGAAAAGTATTTCCTCCGTTGTCAGGCCTAcgaaaatattactccctccgtatttaagtttcataataaatgaattgttgaattttgacacacatattaagTAAAAAGCATTAAAATTTAAcaaaacttttcatttttatccaaaaaaagaaaaaattaacctTGTAATACTTTTTTcgaaagttaattgattgtcaaatcataatgaaaaatttgaaaaaaaattcaatggttcatttaatttcaaCTTGgcatgttcttagtgtgtgtctAAGTCAAAATAgttcaaacaaattgaaacggacaAGTAAAAAAAACAATTGTATATCGAACATTTAATCTAACCATAACATCATAGATAGCAGCAGTCAATCCACAATCAGAAACAGCACGTCCAAACCCAACCAATTCCCCATTCCCCGGCGTTACCGGCACCACTTTCCCAATCCAATCTCCACCCGACCCGAATACTCGCCCCGACTCGTATTCGGGTACAAATTCGGATCGGGTAAACACCGAAACGACGACGTAACTATGAACTAACGCTTTTTTCAGCTTGTCAATATCCACCGGTTCGACTTTACCGTCGGAATTCAGTTTCGGAAAACGGTGGGATGAATGGTTACATATAGAATAGAGGTTTTTGAGGTGTGTAGGGTTAACGTCGTTAGGGTTTGTTGAGATGAATAATGGCGGCGGAGGCGGCGGCGGCGGCGGCAGCGAGGTGAGTTGAGAGAGTGTTGTTCGAGTGAAACGCCGGAATTTGGCCGGGAGGTAATTGCCGTGCACGGCAGCGGCAACTGccattttaatgtattttattgtTTTTCCCCCTTTTCCGTTTTATCTATTTTGGCATTTTGGATAACTTCGACACCTCTCTGACTCCACTGAAAATTTGGATAATTTCGACTAGCATTTTCTATTTGCCCTCAGGTATAAGTCAGATACTACTTTGGTTTGGTAGAaagttaaataaaatttttttttaaattttatgattttatattaaaattgtgttaaatatattataatattttttaattttttgattctaaatctgtcatgtgaaaagttgaaattaaagtattgtcaaaaaaaaaaattatatttttttaaacggactaaaaagaaaaataaatctttttttttaaatgaagggagtactacttatggaataaaatataagattattttagttttgaaattagttatcgatcaattatatatctataatctatatatataatccatatctatatatattataaagtaaaGAACGAAACACTATAATTAATCAAGTGGTAATCTATTGTTAAGCCGCGTAATAATTTTTAGGACAAAGttaaattattgtaataaaagtttgaattaaaggatattaactatttgaatttaaaaatgtattattctttaaaaaaaaagccactagcttaaaaatagaaaaatatgattaaagagtcctaaataaactgttatcatttcaaaaatttatttcttttatatact is from Capsicum annuum cultivar UCD-10X-F1 chromosome 5, UCD10Xv1.1, whole genome shotgun sequence and encodes:
- the LOC107871150 gene encoding uncharacterized protein LOC107871150 isoform X2 translates to MAVAAAVHGNYLPAKFRRFTRTTLSQLTSLPPPPPPPPPLFISTNPNDVNPTHLKNLYSICNHSSHRFPKLNSDGKVEPVDIDKLKKALVHSYVVVSVFTRSEFVPEYESGRVFGSGGDWIGKVVPVTPGNGELVGFGRAVSDCGLTAAIYDVMVIPSLRRRGIGRKIVQRILRILVNRDIYDIASLCSDQQKPFFRACGFGDDILASTTMMYTRSASTHAEGEQMVKSAGRKLLLVPSLSGNLKI
- the LOC107871150 gene encoding uncharacterized protein LOC107871150 isoform X1, with the protein product MAVAAAVHGNYLPAKFRRFTRTTLSQLTSLPPPPPPPPPLFISTNPNDVNPTHLKNLYSICNHSSHRFPKLNSDGKVEPVDIDKLKKALVHSYVVVSVFTRSEFVPEYESGRVFGSGGDWIGKVVPVTPGNGELVGFGRAVSDCGLTAAIYDVMVRLNVIPSLRRRGIGRKIVQRILRILVNRDIYDIASLCSDQQKPFFRACGFGDDILASTTMMYTRSASTHAEGEQMVKSAGRKLLLVPSLSGNLKI